A region of Streptomyces sp. WMMC500 DNA encodes the following proteins:
- a CDS encoding ATP-binding protein: MTLYGREAVLHELVPRMVGLHHTRNKTIRQEPRGEVPAVLLHGRHGGGRSAVLEELRSAYADRIPVAAVDCAGAADDDAAVSNTSPTAELLTELARGLSGHRPGYGRLRLPRLLTGLVAVSAWHRGELGEQACARERVAALLTDCGLEKDPDGARGWPADVLALIDGWGTDDLGPIAAASVHLFTDRYLGVRENRATRRWYRDVDGAPRTRADGVDALTTLSRAFHLGDDIRRRTESILVEALLEDLRAAYTGWRHLNAAPRPLALLDNVHTPAGRHLLDLLLARRVAADDRPDPLVVVATTLGAPRGERFGGATRWTFADVPELAGWSRPVRGSYGAGLVTLPLPPLDRDELLSMMRVGEERGVRQEVARAVHRFTGGSPLGCRIFYEALDAAQDPASVEPHELAGLRLTGENVTEQMLHALVPDAELSAYLVLMSVAQDTAAARALAGAYLTRDHQAGAVEAVRSHLRAEQWPQADRPFVADDFLRAVLVHELRRRPAGATDPPLSWPDLHELLRAHHEGRREPATARHHALAAGRPDEPVRWLADTFRDAPAARWLVDLWHIATAPHPPDPAWADACRSTASGERDGTFEGDSVQRSVNRLLHAVWFAADPLSVPDTHLAGRIGRELDFLSLKHPTGNSTLYDASQEWPAAIKDLRTPGSAVGGGAGGEEGRGHGIG; the protein is encoded by the coding sequence TTGACCCTGTACGGACGTGAGGCCGTGCTGCACGAACTGGTGCCCCGCATGGTGGGGCTCCACCACACCAGGAACAAGACGATACGGCAGGAGCCGCGCGGCGAGGTGCCCGCCGTCCTGCTCCACGGCCGCCACGGCGGCGGCCGCTCGGCGGTGCTGGAGGAGCTGCGGTCGGCGTACGCCGACCGCATCCCCGTCGCCGCCGTGGACTGCGCGGGCGCGGCCGACGACGACGCCGCGGTCTCCAACACCTCGCCCACCGCCGAGTTACTGACCGAGCTGGCCCGGGGCCTCAGCGGCCATCGCCCCGGCTACGGCCGGCTCCGGCTGCCCCGGCTGCTCACCGGCCTGGTGGCCGTCAGCGCCTGGCACCGGGGCGAACTCGGCGAGCAGGCGTGCGCCCGCGAGCGGGTCGCCGCGCTGCTCACCGACTGCGGCCTGGAGAAGGACCCGGACGGGGCCCGCGGCTGGCCCGCCGACGTGCTCGCCCTCATCGACGGGTGGGGCACGGACGACCTCGGGCCCATCGCGGCGGCGAGCGTCCACCTCTTCACCGACCGGTACCTGGGCGTGCGGGAGAACCGGGCGACGCGCCGGTGGTACCGGGACGTGGACGGCGCCCCCAGAACCCGGGCCGACGGCGTCGACGCGCTCACCACCCTCTCCCGCGCCTTCCACCTCGGCGACGACATCCGCCGCCGCACCGAGAGCATCCTGGTCGAGGCGCTGCTGGAGGACCTGCGCGCCGCGTACACCGGATGGCGGCACCTGAACGCCGCGCCGCGCCCGCTGGCCCTGCTCGACAACGTCCACACCCCCGCCGGCCGGCACCTGCTCGACCTGCTGCTCGCCCGGCGCGTCGCCGCCGACGACCGGCCGGACCCGCTCGTCGTGGTCGCCACCACGCTCGGTGCGCCGCGGGGCGAGCGGTTCGGCGGCGCCACCCGGTGGACCTTCGCCGACGTGCCCGAGCTGGCCGGCTGGAGCCGGCCCGTGCGCGGTTCGTACGGCGCCGGACTCGTCACGCTGCCGCTGCCGCCGCTCGACCGCGACGAGCTGCTGTCGATGATGCGCGTCGGCGAGGAGCGCGGCGTGCGCCAGGAGGTGGCCCGCGCGGTGCACCGGTTCACCGGCGGCAGCCCGCTGGGCTGCCGGATCTTCTACGAGGCCCTCGACGCCGCGCAGGACCCGGCGAGCGTCGAGCCGCACGAGCTGGCGGGGCTGCGGCTGACCGGGGAGAACGTCACGGAGCAGATGCTCCACGCCCTCGTCCCCGACGCGGAGCTCAGCGCGTACCTCGTGCTGATGTCCGTCGCGCAGGACACGGCCGCGGCCCGCGCGCTGGCCGGCGCGTACCTGACGCGGGACCACCAGGCCGGCGCCGTCGAGGCGGTACGCAGCCACCTGCGCGCCGAGCAGTGGCCGCAGGCCGACCGGCCGTTCGTCGCCGACGACTTCCTGCGCGCCGTGCTCGTGCACGAGCTGCGCCGCCGCCCGGCGGGCGCGACCGACCCGCCGCTGTCCTGGCCGGACCTGCACGAGCTGCTGCGCGCCCACCACGAGGGCCGCCGCGAGCCCGCCACCGCCCGGCACCACGCGCTGGCCGCGGGCCGCCCCGACGAGCCCGTACGGTGGCTCGCCGACACCTTCCGCGACGCCCCCGCGGCACGCTGGCTCGTCGACCTTTGGCACATCGCGACCGCCCCGCACCCGCCGGACCCCGCCTGGGCCGACGCCTGCCGGTCGACCGCCTCGGGGGAGCGGGACGGGACGTTCGAGGGCGACTCCGTCCAGCGCTCCGTCAACCGGCTGCTGCACGCCGTGTGGTTCGCCGCCGACCCGCTGTCCGTACCCGACACGCACCTGGCCGGCCGGATCGGGCGGGAACTGGACTTCCTGTCGCTGAAGCACCCGACGGGCAACAGCACGCTGTACGACGCGTCGCAGGAGTGGCCGGCGGCGATCAAGGACCTGCGCACGCCGGGCTCGGCCGTGGGGGGCGGGGCCGGCGGCGAGGAGGGGAGAGGTCATGGCATTGGTTAG
- a CDS encoding nuclear transport factor 2 family protein has protein sequence MAARDEQVAVHVEGDGVGGIFGERRVGRAEIAASPRKNLSGYARTKHYNTNITIDLAGDEAAGTCSLIAVHLLDPAHPSAHADAGAVYHFRCVRTHTGWLFTHVRAEITWTAGVPLFAGLPPGDPAPSG, from the coding sequence GTGGCGGCCCGAGACGAGCAGGTTGCCGTCCACGTCGAGGGAGACGGCGTTGGCGGGATCTTCGGCGAACGGCGCGTCGGCCGCGCCGAGATAGCCGCGAGCCCCCGGAAGAACCTCTCGGGGTACGCCCGCACCAAGCACTACAACACCAACATCACCATCGACCTGGCGGGCGACGAGGCCGCGGGCACCTGCTCGCTCATCGCCGTTCACCTCCTCGATCCGGCTCATCCCTCGGCGCACGCCGACGCGGGAGCGGTCTACCACTTCCGCTGCGTACGTACGCACACAGGCTGGCTCTTCACTCACGTGCGCGCAGAGATCACCTGGACCGCCGGGGTACCCCTGTTCGCCGGTCTGCCGCCCGGAGACCCCGCGCCCTCCGGGTGA
- a CDS encoding 3-oxoacyl-[acyl-carrier-protein] synthase III C-terminal domain-containing protein: protein MYRVFDNATQATGQGGESRVARIEADPDLGTATLLDEFTHPDGLTRRLLDRVEEALELPETSMAVSRATMREFGNIAAQAVLGVLAQLQSTRPLAPGQHGVALAFGPGATIWAMLLPGA, encoded by the coding sequence GTGTACCGCGTCTTCGACAACGCGACGCAGGCGACCGGCCAGGGTGGCGAGTCCCGCGTCGCGCGGATCGAGGCAGACCCGGACCTGGGCACGGCCACGCTCCTCGACGAGTTCACCCACCCGGACGGGCTGACGCGCCGCCTCCTCGACCGGGTCGAGGAGGCGCTCGAACTTCCGGAGACCTCGATGGCCGTCTCCCGCGCCACGATGCGTGAGTTCGGGAACATCGCCGCTCAGGCCGTGCTCGGCGTGCTGGCGCAGCTCCAGTCCACCAGACCACTCGCGCCCGGGCAGCACGGAGTCGCCCTCGCCTTCGGCCCCGGCGCCACGATCTGGGCGATGCTGCTGCCCGGTGCGTGA
- a CDS encoding AMP-binding protein, with translation MQLKPSAHADTFARDHLPPPGQWPDLVFPLPGLRYPDRLNCGAELLDATVERFGAGRPALHTATGEKWSYGELQRRTDRIAHVLTDDLGVLPGNRVLLRGPTTPWLVACWLAVMKAGAVAVTVLAAQRAAELRGICEIARVRHALCDARSLDDLARAEVADLTVVPYGGEDSSDLLRLAETKPDTYAPVETSGDDVALIAFTSGTTGRPKGCVHFHRDVLAIADTFSVHVLKPVPDDVFAGSPPLGFTFGLGGLVVFPMRAGASALLLEQAGPDRLLPAVAEHGVSVLFTAPTAYRAMLDKLDAYDVGSLRRCVSAGENLPAATWLDWRERTGLRIINGIGATEMLHIFISAADDDARPGMTGVPVPGYEARVVDADGAPVPDGEPGLLAVRGPTGCRYLADERQREYVRGGWNLTGDTYVREPDGYFRYVARADDMIISAGYNIAGPEVEDALLRHPDVREAAVVGRPDAERGTVVVAYAVLREGVARGPETEAALREFTKGEITPYKCPKEILFTDALPRTPTGKLQRYRLREEQAERVAGNR, from the coding sequence ATGCAGCTCAAGCCTTCCGCCCATGCCGACACCTTCGCCCGCGACCACCTCCCGCCGCCCGGACAGTGGCCGGACCTGGTCTTCCCGCTCCCCGGCCTGCGCTACCCCGACCGGCTCAACTGCGGCGCGGAGCTGCTCGACGCCACCGTCGAGCGGTTCGGCGCCGGCCGCCCCGCGCTGCACACCGCCACCGGCGAGAAGTGGTCGTACGGCGAACTGCAGCGCCGCACCGACCGGATCGCCCACGTGCTGACCGACGACCTCGGCGTGCTGCCCGGCAACCGGGTGCTGCTGCGCGGGCCCACCACGCCCTGGCTGGTGGCCTGCTGGCTGGCCGTCATGAAGGCGGGCGCGGTCGCCGTCACCGTGCTGGCCGCCCAGCGCGCGGCGGAGTTGCGCGGCATCTGCGAGATCGCGCGGGTCCGGCACGCGCTGTGCGACGCCCGTTCGCTCGACGACCTGGCGCGGGCGGAGGTCGCGGATCTGACGGTGGTCCCGTACGGCGGCGAGGACTCGAGCGACCTTCTGCGCCTCGCCGAGACCAAACCCGACACGTACGCGCCTGTGGAAACCTCCGGCGACGACGTCGCGCTCATCGCCTTCACCTCCGGCACCACCGGGCGGCCCAAGGGCTGCGTCCACTTCCACCGCGACGTGCTGGCCATCGCCGACACCTTCTCCGTGCACGTGCTGAAGCCCGTTCCCGACGACGTGTTCGCGGGCAGCCCGCCGCTGGGCTTCACCTTCGGCCTCGGCGGCCTCGTCGTCTTCCCGATGCGCGCCGGCGCCTCGGCGCTGCTCCTGGAGCAGGCCGGACCCGACCGGCTGCTGCCGGCGGTCGCGGAGCACGGGGTGTCGGTGCTGTTCACCGCCCCGACCGCGTACCGGGCGATGCTCGACAAGCTCGACGCGTACGACGTCGGCTCGCTGCGCCGCTGCGTGTCCGCGGGCGAGAACCTGCCGGCCGCCACGTGGCTGGACTGGCGCGAGCGCACCGGGCTGCGGATCATCAACGGCATCGGCGCGACCGAGATGCTGCACATCTTCATCTCCGCCGCAGACGACGACGCCCGTCCGGGGATGACGGGCGTGCCGGTGCCCGGGTACGAGGCGCGGGTGGTCGACGCGGACGGCGCACCGGTGCCGGACGGGGAGCCGGGGCTGCTGGCGGTGCGCGGTCCCACGGGGTGCCGGTATCTGGCGGACGAGCGGCAGCGCGAGTACGTGCGGGGCGGCTGGAACCTCACCGGCGACACGTATGTCCGCGAGCCCGACGGGTACTTCCGGTACGTGGCGCGCGCGGACGACATGATCATCTCGGCCGGCTACAACATCGCCGGGCCCGAGGTCGAGGACGCCCTGCTGCGCCACCCCGACGTGCGCGAGGCGGCGGTCGTGGGGCGGCCGGACGCGGAGCGGGGCACGGTGGTCGTGGCGTACGCGGTGCTGCGCGAGGGCGTGGCGCGGGGGCCGGAGACGGAGGCGGCGCTGCGGGAGTTCACGAAGGGCGAGATCACCCCGTACAAGTGCCCGAAGGAGATCCTGTTCACCGACGCGCTGCCGCGGACGCCCACGGGCAAGCTCCAGCGCTACCGGCTGCGGGAGGAGCAGGCCGAGCGGGTGGCCGGGAATCGCTAG
- a CDS encoding sulfotransferase family protein, whose translation MLDVLGTGAGRTGTKSLKLALEKLGFGPCHHMLAMLDKPDEIPLWEEAAEGRVKDWSLIYSGYRSSVDWPGARYWREIAAAFPQTKVIHTVRDPEGWYESVNSSIYAAAMQPSPPDAAPVYEQLRQMSLRTVWDGVFDGRFADKEHALKVFTEHNDAVVRGIDDDRLLVFEVSQGWAPLCAFLDVPVPEEPFPHSNDRAQFASLVKEHTERTAHDPS comes from the coding sequence ATGCTCGACGTCTTGGGCACCGGTGCCGGACGCACCGGCACGAAGTCCCTCAAACTCGCCCTCGAAAAGCTCGGCTTCGGCCCGTGCCACCACATGCTGGCCATGCTCGACAAGCCTGACGAGATCCCCCTCTGGGAGGAGGCGGCCGAAGGCCGGGTCAAGGACTGGTCCCTGATCTACTCCGGCTACCGGTCCAGCGTGGACTGGCCCGGGGCCCGGTACTGGCGGGAGATCGCCGCCGCCTTCCCGCAGACGAAGGTGATCCACACCGTACGCGACCCGGAAGGCTGGTACGAGAGCGTCAACTCCAGCATCTACGCGGCGGCCATGCAGCCGTCCCCGCCGGACGCCGCCCCGGTGTACGAGCAACTGCGGCAGATGTCGCTGCGGACCGTCTGGGACGGCGTCTTCGACGGCCGGTTCGCCGACAAGGAGCACGCCCTGAAGGTCTTCACCGAGCACAACGACGCCGTCGTGCGGGGGATCGACGACGACCGTCTCCTCGTCTTCGAGGTGAGCCAGGGCTGGGCACCGCTGTGCGCGTTCCTCGACGTCCCCGTACCCGAGGAGCCCTTCCCGCACAGCAACGACAGGGCGCAGTTCGCCTCCTTGGTCAAGGAGCACACGGAGCGCACCGCGCACGACCCGTCCTGA
- a CDS encoding acyl-CoA dehydrogenase family protein, with product MAQQQPQQHRQQRQPGQPQPFALDPGLQAWCAELRAFAARRLRPLAAAGAPGRVNRPLLAALGAPGDDGEPGLLARVFPAAGPVSALTLCLLRESLARECTEAETALALQGLGAYPVVQAGTPAQRERWLPEVTAGRAVAAFALTEPEAGSDAAALRLAAEPDGPGRWRLTGEKKWISNAPEADFATVFARTAPVADSRVADSRVADSRVADSRAAGARGVTAFLVPADRPGLTGEPLAMLSPHPIGTLRFDGVPVTAADVLGEVDGGFRTAMATLNLFRPSVGAFAVGMAQAALDAALDHAERREAFGGPLKDLQTVAHTLAETATRVEAARLLVYAAASAYDAGAPDIARRAAMAKLLATETAQAAVDAAVQIHGARALEAGHLLEHLYREVRAPRIYEGATEVQRSIIAKELYRRPPRA from the coding sequence ATGGCGCAGCAGCAGCCGCAGCAACACCGACAGCAGCGGCAGCCCGGGCAGCCGCAGCCCTTCGCGCTCGACCCGGGGCTGCAGGCGTGGTGCGCCGAACTGCGCGCGTTCGCCGCGCGGCGGCTTCGCCCCCTGGCCGCGGCGGGCGCGCCCGGCCGGGTCAACCGGCCCCTCCTCGCCGCCCTCGGCGCCCCCGGCGACGACGGCGAACCCGGCCTGCTGGCCCGGGTGTTCCCCGCCGCCGGGCCGGTCTCCGCGCTCACCCTCTGCCTGCTGCGCGAGTCCCTGGCCCGCGAGTGCACCGAGGCCGAGACGGCGCTCGCGCTCCAGGGCCTCGGCGCGTACCCCGTCGTCCAGGCCGGCACGCCCGCGCAGCGCGAGCGGTGGCTGCCGGAGGTGACGGCCGGGCGCGCGGTCGCCGCGTTCGCGCTGACCGAGCCGGAGGCGGGCTCCGACGCGGCGGCGCTGCGGCTGGCCGCCGAGCCGGACGGGCCGGGGCGCTGGCGGCTGACCGGCGAGAAGAAGTGGATCTCCAACGCGCCCGAGGCCGACTTCGCCACCGTCTTCGCCCGCACTGCACCCGTCGCCGACTCCCGCGTCGCCGACTCCCGCGTCGCCGACTCCCGCGTCGCGGACTCCCGTGCCGCCGGCGCCCGCGGCGTGACCGCCTTCCTCGTGCCCGCCGACCGCCCCGGGCTGACCGGCGAACCGCTCGCCATGCTCAGCCCGCACCCCATCGGCACGCTCCGCTTCGACGGCGTCCCCGTCACCGCCGCCGACGTGCTCGGCGAGGTCGACGGCGGCTTCCGCACCGCCATGGCCACGCTCAACCTCTTCCGCCCCTCCGTCGGCGCGTTCGCCGTCGGCATGGCCCAGGCGGCGCTCGACGCGGCGCTGGACCACGCCGAGCGGCGGGAGGCGTTCGGCGGCCCGCTGAAGGACCTGCAGACCGTCGCCCACACCCTCGCCGAGACGGCCACCCGCGTCGAGGCGGCGCGGCTGCTGGTGTACGCGGCGGCCTCGGCGTACGACGCGGGCGCGCCGGACATCGCCCGGCGGGCGGCGATGGCGAAGCTGCTGGCGACGGAGACCGCGCAGGCCGCCGTCGACGCGGCGGTGCAGATCCACGGGGCCCGCGCGCTCGAAGCCGGGCATCTGCTGGAGCACCTCTACCGCGAGGTGCGCGCGCCGCGCATCTACGAGGGGGCGACGGAGGTGCAGCGGAGCATCATCGCCAAGGAGCTGTACCGCCGCCCACCCCGAGCCTGA
- a CDS encoding RidA family protein: MSVHRINPAVLAKPSGFSHAVTATGSTLVFLAGQTALDGAGRIVGETLPEQFAQALGNLLTALAAAAGEPAHLTRVTVYAADPEDYRAHAAELGRVWRRLAGDTYPAMALIGVTRLWDAEALVELDGIAVLP, translated from the coding sequence GTGTCCGTCCACCGCATCAATCCCGCCGTCCTCGCCAAGCCCTCCGGCTTCAGCCACGCCGTCACCGCCACCGGCTCCACCCTCGTCTTCCTCGCCGGGCAGACCGCGCTCGACGGCGCCGGCCGGATCGTCGGCGAGACCCTCCCCGAGCAGTTCGCACAGGCCCTCGGCAACCTCCTCACCGCGCTCGCCGCCGCGGCCGGGGAGCCCGCCCACCTCACCCGCGTCACCGTCTACGCCGCCGACCCCGAGGACTACCGCGCGCACGCCGCCGAACTCGGCCGCGTCTGGCGCCGCCTGGCCGGCGACACCTACCCGGCGATGGCGCTGATCGGCGTCACCCGGCTCTGGGACGCCGAGGCTCTGGTGGAGCTGGACGGGATCGCCGTGCTGCCGTAG
- the acnA gene encoding aconitate hydratase AcnA, producing the protein MSANSFDARSTLQVGGESYEIFRLDKVDGAARLPYSLKVLLENLLRTEDGANITADHIRALGGWDSQAQPSREIQFTPARVIMQDFTGVPCVVDLATMREAVKDLGGDAARINPLAPAELVIDHSVIADKFGTPDSFQVNVELEYGRNRERYQFLRWGQTAFDEFKVVPPGTGIVHQVNIEHLARVVMVRDGKAYPDTLVGTDSHTTMVNGLGVLGWGVGGIEAEAAMLGQPVSMLIPRVVGFKLTGELPTGTTATDLVLTITEMLRKHGVVGKFVEFYGAGVAQIPLANRATIGNMSPEFGSTAAIFPIDAETITYLKLTGRDEQQLALVEEYAKAQGLWHDPAHEPEYSEYLELDLSTVVPSLAGPKRPQDRIELAKAAEQFRLDVRNYVDDADEPGKESFPASDAPASSNGVPTRVTPVTAPDGTTYEIDHGAVTVAAITSCTNTSNPSVMVGAALLAKKAVEKGLTRKPWVKTTLAPGSKVVMDYYDRAGLTPYLDKLGFNLVGYGCTTCIGNSGPLPEEISKAVNEHDLAVTSVLSGNRNFEGRINPDVKMNYLASPPLVVAYALAGSMKVDITRDALGTDKQGKPVYLKDIWPSEQEVEQVVAAAIGEEMFTESYQDVFAGDAQWQALPIPTGDTFAWDAESTYVRKPPYFDGMAMDPAPVEDVAGARVLALLGDSVTTDHISPAGAIKADTPAGQYLTQHGVTRRDFNSYGSRRGNHEVMIRGTFANIRLRNQIAPGTEGGYTRDFTRPDAPVSFIYDAAQNYAAAGTPLVVLAGKEYGSGSSRDWAAKGTALLGVRAVIAESYERIHRSNLIGMGVLPLQFPPGGSAQSLGLTGEETFAFTGITALNDGAIPETVKVTTDTGVEFDAVVRIDTPGEADYYRNGGILQYVLRSLIRD; encoded by the coding sequence GTGTCGGCGAACAGCTTCGACGCCCGCAGCACGCTGCAGGTGGGCGGCGAGTCGTACGAGATCTTCCGGCTGGACAAGGTGGACGGTGCCGCCCGGTTGCCGTACAGCCTGAAGGTGCTGCTGGAGAACCTGCTCCGCACCGAGGACGGCGCGAACATCACCGCCGACCACATCCGGGCCCTGGGCGGCTGGGACTCCCAGGCGCAGCCGAGCCGGGAGATCCAGTTCACGCCGGCCCGCGTGATCATGCAGGACTTCACCGGCGTCCCCTGCGTCGTCGACCTCGCCACCATGCGCGAGGCCGTCAAGGACCTGGGCGGCGACGCCGCCCGGATCAACCCGCTCGCCCCCGCCGAGCTGGTCATCGACCACTCCGTGATCGCGGACAAGTTCGGCACCCCGGACTCCTTCCAGGTCAACGTGGAGCTGGAGTACGGGCGCAACCGCGAGCGCTACCAGTTCCTGCGCTGGGGCCAGACCGCGTTCGACGAGTTCAAGGTCGTCCCGCCCGGCACCGGCATCGTGCACCAGGTGAACATCGAGCACCTCGCCCGCGTCGTCATGGTCCGCGACGGCAAGGCCTACCCCGACACCCTCGTCGGCACCGACAGCCACACCACCATGGTCAACGGGCTCGGCGTGCTCGGCTGGGGCGTCGGCGGCATCGAGGCCGAGGCGGCGATGCTCGGCCAGCCCGTCTCGATGCTCATCCCGCGCGTCGTCGGCTTCAAGCTCACCGGCGAGCTGCCCACCGGCACCACCGCCACCGACCTGGTGCTGACCATCACCGAGATGCTGCGCAAGCACGGCGTCGTCGGCAAGTTCGTCGAGTTCTACGGCGCGGGCGTGGCCCAGATCCCGCTGGCCAACCGGGCGACGATCGGCAACATGTCGCCGGAGTTCGGCTCCACCGCCGCGATCTTCCCGATCGACGCCGAGACGATCACGTACCTGAAGCTCACCGGCCGTGACGAGCAGCAGCTCGCGCTGGTCGAGGAGTACGCCAAGGCCCAGGGCCTGTGGCACGACCCGGCGCACGAGCCGGAGTACTCCGAGTACCTGGAGCTGGACCTCTCGACGGTCGTCCCGTCGCTCGCCGGGCCGAAGCGCCCGCAGGACCGCATCGAGCTGGCGAAGGCCGCCGAGCAGTTCCGCCTCGACGTGCGCAACTACGTCGACGATGCCGACGAGCCCGGCAAGGAGTCCTTCCCCGCCTCCGACGCCCCCGCCTCCTCCAACGGCGTGCCGACCCGCGTCACCCCGGTGACCGCCCCCGACGGCACCACGTACGAGATCGACCACGGCGCCGTCACCGTCGCCGCCATCACCTCCTGCACCAACACCTCCAACCCGTCCGTCATGGTCGGCGCGGCGCTGCTGGCGAAGAAGGCGGTGGAGAAGGGCCTCACCCGCAAGCCGTGGGTGAAGACCACGCTGGCGCCGGGTTCCAAGGTCGTCATGGACTACTACGACCGGGCCGGCCTCACCCCGTACCTCGACAAGCTCGGCTTCAACCTGGTCGGCTACGGCTGCACCACCTGCATCGGCAACTCCGGCCCGCTGCCGGAGGAGATCTCCAAGGCCGTCAACGAGCACGACCTGGCCGTCACCTCGGTGCTCTCCGGCAACCGCAACTTCGAGGGCCGGATCAACCCCGACGTCAAGATGAACTACCTCGCGTCGCCGCCGTTGGTCGTCGCGTACGCGCTCGCGGGCTCGATGAAGGTGGACATCACGCGCGACGCGCTGGGCACGGACAAGCAGGGCAAGCCGGTCTACCTGAAGGACATCTGGCCCAGCGAGCAGGAGGTCGAGCAGGTCGTCGCCGCCGCGATCGGCGAGGAGATGTTCACCGAGTCCTACCAGGACGTCTTCGCCGGCGACGCGCAGTGGCAGGCCCTGCCGATCCCGACGGGCGACACCTTCGCCTGGGACGCCGAGTCCACCTACGTGCGCAAGCCCCCGTACTTCGACGGCATGGCCATGGACCCGGCGCCGGTCGAGGACGTCGCGGGCGCCCGCGTGCTGGCCCTCCTCGGCGACTCCGTCACCACCGACCACATCTCGCCGGCCGGCGCCATCAAGGCCGACACCCCGGCCGGCCAGTACCTCACCCAGCACGGCGTGACCCGCCGCGACTTCAACAGCTACGGCTCCCGCCGCGGCAACCACGAGGTCATGATCCGCGGCACCTTCGCCAACATCCGCCTCCGCAACCAGATCGCCCCCGGCACCGAGGGTGGCTACACCCGCGACTTCACCCGTCCGGACGCGCCGGTCTCCTTCATCTACGACGCGGCCCAGAACTACGCCGCGGCCGGCACCCCGCTGGTCGTCCTGGCGGGCAAGGAGTACGGCTCCGGCTCGTCCCGCGACTGGGCGGCCAAGGGCACCGCGCTCCTCGGCGTCCGCGCGGTGATCGCCGAGTCGTACGAGCGCATCCACCGCTCGAACCTCATCGGCATGGGCGTGCTGCCGCTGCAGTTCCCCCCGGGCGGCTCGGCGCAGTCGCTGGGCCTGACGGGCGAGGAGACCTTCGCCTTCACCGGCATCACGGCCCTGAACGACGGCGCCATCCCGGAGACGGTGAAGGTGACCACGGACACCGGCGTCGAGTTCGACGCGGTGGTACGCATCGACACCCCGGGCGAGGCGGACTACTACCGCAACGGCGGCATCCTCCAGTACGTCCTCCGCTCCCTCATCCGCGACTGA
- a CDS encoding SAM-dependent methyltransferase, with protein MTPLPGDGEPEIDLYTDRPHSARVYDYLLGGKDNFAPDRAAGDASVRAWPSLPTSMKQTRVFMHRVTRTLAREYGVRQFLDIGTGIPTPPNLHEVAQDVAPECRVVYVDNDPIVLAHARALLQSTEEGRTGYIQADLRDPESILGDPQLREVLDLDRPVALSLIAIVHFILDEHDPQGIVARLMRALAPGSFLALTVFTGDTDPERVAGVGREYNERGIPLQIRDRAEAERFFAGLEPIDPGVTLVHHWRPDGIGESVPNSHIAMYGGVARKPA; from the coding sequence ATGACCCCCTTACCCGGCGACGGCGAGCCCGAGATCGACCTGTACACCGACCGCCCGCACTCCGCGCGGGTCTACGACTACCTCCTCGGCGGCAAGGACAACTTCGCCCCCGACCGCGCCGCGGGCGACGCCTCGGTACGGGCCTGGCCCAGCCTGCCGACCTCCATGAAGCAGACCCGCGTCTTCATGCACCGGGTCACCAGGACGCTGGCCCGCGAGTACGGCGTACGGCAGTTCCTGGACATCGGCACCGGCATACCGACACCGCCGAACCTCCACGAGGTCGCCCAGGACGTCGCCCCGGAGTGCCGGGTGGTGTACGTGGACAACGACCCGATCGTCCTCGCCCACGCCCGCGCCCTGCTGCAGAGCACCGAGGAGGGCCGGACCGGCTACATCCAGGCCGACCTGCGCGACCCCGAGTCCATCCTCGGCGACCCCCAACTGCGCGAGGTACTCGACCTCGACCGGCCCGTGGCGCTGTCGCTCATCGCCATCGTCCACTTCATCCTCGACGAGCACGACCCGCAGGGCATCGTCGCCCGGCTCATGCGCGCGCTGGCCCCGGGCAGCTTCCTGGCCCTGACCGTCTTCACCGGCGACACCGACCCGGAGCGCGTCGCGGGTGTCGGCCGCGAGTACAACGAGCGGGGCATCCCGCTGCAGATCCGCGACCGCGCGGAGGCGGAGCGGTTCTTCGCCGGCCTGGAGCCGATCGACCCGGGTGTGACGCTGGTCCACCACTGGCGCCCGGACGGCATCGGCGAGTCGGTGCCCAACTCGCACATCGCCATGTACGGCGGCGTGGCCCGCAAACCGGCCTGA